Proteins encoded in a region of the Podarcis muralis chromosome 2, rPodMur119.hap1.1, whole genome shotgun sequence genome:
- the LOC114593010 gene encoding keratin, type II cytoskeletal cochleal-like, which yields MSKFGYSSRSAAGSGGFTQVRVSSVSSSRGIGGGGSFSKPGGFGSSSLYNLGSGVRRIAPASSYSVQSSYGALGSSRHGGMYGGGFSPAGIQEVTINQNLLSPLNLEIDPTIQKVRKEEKEQIKTLNNKFATFIDKVRFLEQQNKMLETKWNLLQEQKTTRSNIPAFFEAYISNLRRQLDALLNDKGRLEGELKNMQDLVEDFKNKYEDEINKRTTAENDFVVLKKDVDASYMNKVELEARVDGMTDEINFLRALYENELRELQNQISDTSVVLQMDNNRNLDLDSIIAEVKAQYEEIANKSRIEAESWYQSKYEALQASAGKHGDDLRNTKNEIAEINRTILRMQAEIENVKNHRAKLDAAIAEAEERGEMAIKDAKAKLAELEAALNKAKQEMARQLREYQELMNVKLALDIEIATYRKLLEGEESRLAGDGVGSMSMTVLNSSSGGSYGSGGGYGFGGGIGLGSGMGSGGGLSFSSGGGSGALKSSYSVTTSTSRRSVRN from the exons ATGTCAAAATTTGGTTACAGCTCCCGCTCAGCGGCCGGGTCTGGTGGGTTCACCCAGGTCAGAGTCAGCTCCGTCTCTTCATCTCGTGGAATCGGAGGGGGCGGCAGTTTTAGCAAGCCGGGGGGCTTTGGCAGCTCCAGCCTCTACAACTTGGGTTCTGGCGTCCGGAGGATTGCCCCTGCCAGCTCCTACAGCGTCCAGTCTTCCTACGGCGCCCTCGGTTCCAGCAGACATGGAGGGATGTATGGTGGAGGGTTTTCGCCCGCAGGCATTCAAGAGGTCACCATCAACCAGAACCTCTTGTCCCCCCTCAACCTGGAAATCGACCCCACCATCCAGAAGGTGCgcaaggaggagaaggaacagATCAAGACCCTCAACAACAAGTTTGCAACCTTCATCGATAAG GTCCGATTCCTTGAGCAgcaaaacaagatgctggagACCAAGTGGAACCTCCTGCAGGAGCAGAAGACCACACGGAGCAACATCCCTGCCTTCTTTGAAGCCTACATCAGCAACCTGCGGAGGCAGCTGGATGCCCTGCTGAATGACAAGGGACGCCTGGAGGGAGAGCTGAAGAACATGCAGGATCTTGTCGAGGATTTCAAGAACAA ATACGAAGATGAAATCAACAAGCGCACAACAGCAGAAAACGACTTTGTTGTGCTCAAGAAG GATGTTGACGCATCCTACATGAACAAGGTGGAGTTGGAGGCCAGGGTGGATGGAATGACTGATGAGATAAACTTCCTGAGGGCACTCTATgaaaat GAACTGCGTGAGCTGCAGAACCAGATCTCAGATACTTCTGTGGTGCTTCAGATGGACAACAACCGAAACCTGGACTTGGATAGCATCATTGCTGAAGTCAAAGCTCAATATGAGGAGATTGCCAATAAGAGCAGGATTGAGGCAGAAAGTTGGTATCAAAGCAAG TATGAAGCCCTGCAAGCCAGTGCTGGGAAGCATGGTGATGACCTGCGGAACACGAAGAATGAGATTGCTGAGATTAACCGCACAATCCTTAGAATGCAGGCTGAGATTGAGAATGTGAAAAATCAT CGTGCTAAACTCGATGCTGCCATTGCTGAGGCAGAGGAACGTGGGGAGATGGCTATCAAAGATGCCAAGGCCAAGCTAGCAGAGCTGGAGGCTGCTCTCAACAAAGCCAAGCAAGAGATGGCCCGCCAGCTGAGGGAGTACCAGGAGCTGATGAATGTCAAGCTGGCTCTGGATATTGAGATTGCCACCTACAGGAAGCTGCTGGAAGGAGAGGAGAGCCG GCTGGCTGGTGATGGAGTTGGTTCTATGAGCATGA CTGTGCTCAACTCCAGTTCTGGTGGCTCCTATGGCAGTGGAGGTGGCTATGGTTTCGGAGGAGGAATTGGCTTGGGAAGTGGAATGGGCAGCGGCGGAGGCCTCAGCTTCTCCTCTGGTGGTGGCTCAGGTGCCCTGAAATCATCGTACAGCGTGACAACAAGCACATCCAGACGAAGTGTCAGAAACTAA